Proteins encoded together in one Oceanobacillus iheyensis HTE831 window:
- a CDS encoding YesL family protein, whose translation MEVGGIWGNFYWLCLWIMRLAYINILWGLFTIFGLIIIGFTPATIAMFTIIRKWLKKETEIPIFNTFFTIYKEEFFKSNIFTIIIGSIGLILLVDLSFLGTISEHPIYPLLLGGLFLCGFIYITLILYIFPLYVNFNLSRWQYIKYSILIGLTNLHYTITMMVAISGLYYLFMRIPGLIPFFSISTTGVTIMGISYLSFKNLDKKRNNQQAQNTLS comes from the coding sequence ATGGAAGTTGGAGGTATCTGGGGCAATTTTTATTGGTTATGTCTTTGGATTATGCGATTGGCTTATATAAATATACTTTGGGGATTATTTACCATATTTGGATTAATTATCATCGGTTTCACTCCTGCAACTATCGCTATGTTTACTATTATTAGAAAGTGGTTAAAAAAAGAAACCGAAATACCAATATTTAATACTTTCTTTACTATATATAAAGAGGAATTTTTTAAATCGAATATATTTACCATTATTATTGGATCAATTGGACTCATACTACTTGTCGACTTATCTTTTCTTGGCACCATCTCAGAACATCCGATATACCCATTATTACTTGGCGGTCTATTTCTATGTGGATTTATCTATATAACTTTAATCCTTTACATATTTCCTTTATATGTCAATTTCAATTTATCACGTTGGCAATATATTAAGTATTCAATTTTAATTGGCTTAACTAATTTACATTATACAATTACGATGATGGTAGCAATTAGTGGATTATATTATTTGTTTATGCGTATTCCCGGGCTTATTCCATTTTTTTCTATTAGTACAACAGGAGTAACAATTATGGGGATATCATATTTATCTTTTAAGAACCTTGATAAAAAAAGAAACAACCAGCAAGCTCAAAACACTTTGTCTTAA